Part of the Vigna unguiculata cultivar IT97K-499-35 chromosome 3, ASM411807v1, whole genome shotgun sequence genome, tttaattgttctaaaattatgttgaatactaataaataaattttcttcatAGAAATTTACACAAATATTTGATagaaaataacaacacattCAACTGAATCTTTTAATCATCAACGATAACACAATTTCGGACAGTATGGTTTTCTGGCGACAAATATGAATTGAACAAGGGAATTGCGCCTTAATGTGAAAGGGAGAGCAGCTCCTGAACCAAGGTATCCAAATTTGAGTAGGAAGAGCCTCCTTCTTCCACCGCTCGTTTCGCCATTTGAGCAAGAAGTTTTGCTCTGTTTCTCATTCCCTCTGCTTCTTCCTCTGCCAATACCCTTTTCACAGCTTTTTCTACAGCATCACACTTTATGCAACAATCCTCATCTCCCACAAAGTTACTCCATTTTCTAGCACCAACAGGCACACCAATCTTCAGCACCTCAACCACCAACTTCTCATTGTAAAACTGTTCAGCACCCACAGGCCAAGTGATCATAGGCACCCCAGCCACCACACCTTCCAAGCTTGAATTCCATCCACAATGAGTCACAAACGCTCCAATAGCTTCATGTTCAAGAATCAACGCTTGAGGTGCCCAACCTCTTATGATTACTCCCTTCTCTTTCGTTCTTTCCTCAAATCCTTCCGGCACCcattcttcttcattttcttctctcttcccCACCACCCACATGAACTCTTTCCCTGACGCCTCAAGTCCCAAAGCAATCTCTCGAAACTGAGAATCGGAAAACTTTGTCATGCTCCCAAAACACACGTAAACAACTGAACCAGTTGCTTTCCCGTCCAACCACTTTAAGCATTCATGCTCGTCTTCTTTTCCTCTTTTCTGCTCCTTATCCTTGTTGCAAAGTGACAAGGGGCCTATACCCCATGCTCTTCTCCCAAATTCCTTCACATATTGATCTGCATAATCCTTCTCTAGTTCATAAAAGCTGTTAACAACCACCCCATAGCTCCTCACCTCTGATTCACGAATTTCCTCCCAGAATCTCTTCGCCTCCACGTCATCTTTCCTAAAGAAACTTCCCACCTGCAaccttgtcatttttatttcacCAGGAAAATTAGGGAGAACGAATAATTCTGAATCCAAAGAAGTGTTCTTGTAAGGCTCGTACAGCCTCATTACTTCGTAAGCACCCAATGAGAAGAAACTCATCCCATGGAACACGAGCCTGGGAATTCCGAACTTGGCAGCAGAATCAGTTGCCCATGGGAAGAACATGTCTGCAACAACACAATTTGGATGGTGGTGAAGCAGCAGTTGCTCAAAGGGCTCCTGCAGCAACCTGGTAGCGTTACGGAAAGCTTGC contains:
- the LOC114179558 gene encoding scopoletin glucosyltransferase-like encodes the protein MANKNASLNIFFFPFLAHGHMIPCVDMAMVFAAKGVRATIITTPLNAPTISKAIQKTQTHQTKEINIQTINFPSTTETGLPEGCEHVNALPSLALLQAFRNATRLLQEPFEQLLLHHHPNCVVADMFFPWATDSAAKFGIPRLVFHGMSFFSLGAYEVMRLYEPYKNTSLDSELFVLPNFPGEIKMTRLQVGSFFRKDDVEAKRFWEEIRESEVRSYGVVVNSFYELEKDYADQYVKEFGRRAWGIGPLSLCNKDKEQKRGKEDEHECLKWLDGKATGSVVYVCFGSMTKFSDSQFREIALGLEASGKEFMWVVGKREENEEEWVPEGFEERTKEKGVIIRGWAPQALILEHEAIGAFVTHCGWNSSLEGVVAGVPMITWPVGAEQFYNEKLVVEVLKIGVPVGARKWSNFVGDEDCCIKCDAVEKAVKRVLAEEEAEGMRNRAKLLAQMAKRAVEEGGSSYSNLDTLVQELLSLSH